The Armatimonadota bacterium genomic sequence GCAACGCGAAGCCCCCGAACCCGTGGTCGAGGAGCCGCGCGGTGTCGCGGTACATGTGCGGCGCGTTGAGCACGACGGCGATGAGGCGCCTGCCTTCCCGCGAGGCCGAGCCGACCAGGCACGGGCCCGAGGGCCCCACCCACCCCGTCTTGACGCCGTCCGCGCCCGCGTACTGCCGGAGGAGGCGGTTGCTGTTGACGATGCGCTGGGCCCCGGCGGATCCCACGTACTCGTACACCTCGGACCGCACGATGCGGACGAAAAGCTCGTGACGCATCGCCTCCCGTGCGAACAGCGCCAGGTCGTACGCCGAGCTACGGTGCGCGGGATCGTGCAGCCCGTGCGGATTGACGAAGTGCGTGGCGCGCGCACCCAGCTGGCGGGCGCGCAGGTTCATCCGCGCGACGAACGCCTCCACCGATCCGGCCACAGCTTCCGCCAGCGCCACCGCCGCGTCGTTGGCGGACTTCATCAGCATTGCGTGCAGCAGCTCTGCGACCCGGCGTCGCTCCCCAACCTCCAGCCCGATCGTCGCCCCTGAGCGCTCCACGCTTGCGCGGACGCCCACGACGACCTCGGCGTCGGGCGCAAGCGACTCCAGGACTAAGATCGCGGTCATGATCTTCGTGGTGCTGGCCGGAGGAAGCGCCAGGTGCGGGTTGTGCGCCGCCAGCACCTGTCCGGTCGCTTCCTCCATCAACAGGTAGGCGGCCGCCTCGATCCTCGGAGCGGGCGCAGCCTCGGATGGGCGCGCGGTCGCCGAGACCATGCAGCTCACGAGCGCCCACGCGCCGGCGGCGAACGCGCGCACCCCCCACGCGGTCACCTCTCGTCCGCCCATCACCCGGAGCGCATCGCTTCCGACGGATCGCCGAGCATCTCCTTCAGGTGTTGCTCGCTGCCCACGGGTGGCAGGTCGCTCAATGCCCGCAGCCCGAAGTGGCGCAAGAACAGTTCGGTGGTTCCGTACAGGATGGGCGATCGGGGCCCCGGCCGTCGGCCAACCTCACGGATCAGGTTGCGATCGGCGAGCTTGCGCAGGTGGTGGTCCGAGCGCGCGCCCCGCACCGCCTCGATCTCCGCCCGGGTGACCGGCTGCTTATACGCCACGATGGCA encodes the following:
- a CDS encoding D-alanyl-D-alanine carboxypeptidase family protein, whose amino-acid sequence is MGGREVTAWGVRAFAAGAWALVSCMVSATARPSEAAPAPRIEAAAYLLMEEATGQVLAAHNPHLALPPASTTKIMTAILVLESLAPDAEVVVGVRASVERSGATIGLEVGERRRVAELLHAMLMKSANDAAVALAEAVAGSVEAFVARMNLRARQLGARATHFVNPHGLHDPAHRSSAYDLALFAREAMRHELFVRIVRSEVYEYVGSAGAQRIVNSNRLLRQYAGADGVKTGWVGPSGPCLVGSASREGRRLIAVVLNAPHMYRDTARLLDHGFGGFALRRLASRGQVFGEHRVDRFGSVVRGAAASDVVRSIHRDAQVRTHVVFRADLRAPIDAGQTVGYVEFLADGRRIGSVDLVAAETLGRPSVFVMMWRWLLGLLGR